The stretch of DNA tttcgttatttgtgttggagtatcaaaaattactctagtttgactattaaaacataataaagacgaagcaAACATATCAAGAATcaaatacctcttttattttcaaaaaacgaaaaatacatgcaaaaaaaaaaacaaataaaaaaaatttcgactcgattatatacaggattcgattatatacagtgaaaggaaataaaaaactgtatataatagagtaTGCGCTGTATTGGTGCATTGCATAAAGGCTTCGTTTATAAGACCGAGCTTCATAACCTTTATCTTTTCGGTCAGGCGCAAATCATGAAAAACCACAAATCATGGACACAATTGATGATAGGATACTGATTTATTTAACATGGGGTTTAGGTTTGTTTTTAGTGTTATGTTGACGATATGAAGATTTTCGGCAAAAAATTTCACATGCCAACGACGTTCAAGAATCTCAGATGTCGTCTACATGTATGTGATTTTTGTTGTTGCAAAAGTCGAATGGATTCCAAAACAAAGCATACATTCAGTCTCAGCAAATGTAATCGTTGATtagcgtgaaaaaaaaacattttctacttaCGTATACCAGCCAATTCCAACAGAGATCAAACCGACGGTAACCGCGGCACTTATGCCTCCAATTAGGGCGACTATATACATTGTCATGACACCATCCATTTTTACAGGTTTTTGAATTACACCATTGCCACTTTGTGGTAAAGTATTTTCATCCAGCTTGTATTCATTATATCTCATTTTATTATTGGAAATCTGTTGTTGATTATAAATAGGATGTTTTGGTTTCACGTCCTGTGGTGATGGGGGAAGATTTACATTGAGCTCGTTCATAAGTTCTCGAACTGGCTTTTCATCTGGTTCATTGTTGTGCCTGATTGGGTCGGCGCTCAGTGTATGGTCGAAGAACCGAGGGTCACCTGGATTGACCGCAAATTCAATTGGTTTGTCCAGTTCGATGTGATCATTCATTGCCAGTTGATAGGTAAATGCGGGTCGGGATACTTCCTCTGCATCAGTTCTCAGTAAAATATTTCTATTCAGATGAAACCGCTGGAGATGTTCCAAAAATCGACGGCGTGCTTGTTCCTCGATGAGTTCGTTTATTGTTCTCAGAAACTCTGGAGCTTCTTTCGCATctatgaatataaataaaatcaaaaatatatgtaCTCTACATTAAAGCAATAGTCTAgtttagaaaattgaaaaaaaacattttttcatatttctgaagtttgaacattcaagaatataccctagaaaggacttttcgaaaatcctaaataattggattatagccatttcagtgatgcggtatctaatctagtacggccatGATACATAACTTCAAATGCATTTTTCTCGGAACTACGATATCTAAAGTTCTACTGATCCTATTTATGtcataatttttctattttgttaAAAAGCATGAACATGCAATAGCGGCATCTCCACTAATTCAgaatcttttaatttttttttgttttatataatGAGAAGGGCTgcaatcgtgtacgccatgtcacaacttttttttgaaccccctcacttcatcagtaaaaccccgattatccgcgaaataatcTGACTAGGTCACCGCgagtaacgaaaatcgcggataatgcgaTATACGACTAAAAATGAGATATAAACACGAAATAAGGATACTTCACCAtggaaactatgttttataaaTACAGAAAACATTAATCCACCTGCAAGgttgtgtacaccagtggtcggATAATAGGAAAGCTGACTAAACAAAATCGCAAGCGCATATGTCTCACTGACTAATTTTAGGAAGCTCTAAAGAATTACTATGAAACTCggtttcgcggataatcggggttccactgtattatAATTATGCATATTTTCCCGTTAATTTTTTGTCTTATTGTTTAAAAATAgataaagaaaaa from Toxorhynchites rutilus septentrionalis strain SRP chromosome 3, ASM2978413v1, whole genome shotgun sequence encodes:
- the LOC129780341 gene encoding uncharacterized protein LOC129780341 yields the protein MNSIYRIHYLKMIGMNQIVCVTCTIIISLSLAANEHEYFPGLRRTKPSDAKEAPEFLRTINELIEEQARRRFLEHLQRFHLNRNILLRTDAEEVSRPAFTYQLAMNDHIELDKPIEFAVNPGDPRFFDHTLSADPIRHNNEPDEKPVRELMNELNVNLPPSPQDVKPKHPIYNQQQISNNKMRYNEYKLDENTLPQSGNGVIQKPVKMDGVMTMYIVALIGGISAAVTVGLISVGIGWYTLQRKAKAAADIDYPAYGVTGPNKDSSPSGDKRLAHSAHMYHYQHQKQQIIAMENHNAVDKNKMHSEAESEDDNEEGDYTVYECPGLAPTGEMEVKNPLFLDDAHGGALAATTTITDVSVPTIGNNQL